A window of the Helianthus annuus cultivar XRQ/B chromosome 4, HanXRQr2.0-SUNRISE, whole genome shotgun sequence genome harbors these coding sequences:
- the LOC110933723 gene encoding uncharacterized protein LOC110933723 gives MSLNYWEFVKQYVVLGGGLQMGLYVRRVLVFFWVGIQILLMCSKGYSYSYDTNKAMMCSFVYADNYYIERRKLWESLCLHKLFVKDKLWVILGDFNSSLFLENLAMGTSKISTGLKSRKRELALKKIDRVMANVYFTDEFSSACAVFQPYRISDHTPCILKIPGTRLSKPKPFKFFNFIVYKKDFGDIVKAEWSKHINGVPMFRMVKKLKAVKHPIRSLLFKQGNLHKKVKSLREELDEVQKKIDSNPADLLLRESESAILASYQEALLDEERLKQKSKVDWLKVGDVNSAYFHNSVKCRNHRSRVDIIKDVAGNVYEGNDVPNAFVNHFTAFLGQKGDTTSMPTPELFPNVLETHVAEHMVREVTNVEIKAAMFSIDENKAPGPDGYSSAFFKKAWPIVGNDVCDTIKHFFNSKRMLKEVNNTIIALIPKVTTPCRVTDYRPISCCNVLYKCITKILSTRILEGLDKAGQRPPRCAFKVDIQKAYDTVDWDFLSAILNGFGFHQNMIDWIMKCITSRLFQCA, from the exons ATGTCTCTAAACTATTGGGAGTTTGTAAAACAATATGTCGTACTTGGAGGTGGTCTTCAAATGGGTCTATATGTTCGAAGGGTACTCGTATTCTTTTGGGTTGGAATACAGATTTTGTTGATGTGTTCGAAGGGGTACTCGTATTCTTATGACACTAATAAAGCCATGATGTGTTCCTTTGTTTACGCGGATAATTATTATATTGAAAGAAGAAAACTATGGGAAAGTCTATGTTTGCATAAACTGTTTGTTAAGGACAAGCTATGGGTGATCTTAGGTGATTTTAACTCGTCGTTGTTCCTTGAAAATTTGGCTATGGGAACGTCGAAAATCTCTACAG GACTTAAAAGCCGAAAAAGGGAGTTGGCATTGAAGAAGATTGATCGAGTTATGGCAAATGTCTATTTTACGGATGAGTTTTCGAGTGCCTGTGCGGTTTTCCAACCATACAGAATTTCGGACCACACTCCATGTATTCTAAAAATTCCTGGTACGAGATTGTCTAAACCGAAGCCGTTCAAGTTTTTTAATTTCATTGTTTACAAGAAAGATTTTGGAGATATTGTAAAAGCGGAATGGTCGAAGCATATTAATGGGGTTCCGATGTTTAGAATGGTGAAAAAATTGAAAGCTGTAAAACATCCAATCCGCAGCCTTCTTTTTAAGCAAGGTAACCTTCACAAAAAAGTTAAATCGTTACGGGAAGAGTTGGATGAGGTTCAAAAGAAGATTGATTCAAACCCGGCTGATTTGTTGCTTAGAGAAAGTGAATCGGCTATTTTGGCCTCTTATCAAGAGGCTTTACTTGATGAAGAACGGTTGAAGCAAAAATCCAAGGTTGACTGGTTGAAGGTTGGTGATGTTAATTCAGCATACTTCCATAATTCTGTAAAATGTAGGAATCATAGAAGCCGAGTTGACATTATTAAAGATGTTGCTGGAAATGTTTATGAAGGGAATGATGTTCCCAATGCTTTTGTGAACCATTTTACTGCTTTTCTTGGTCAGAAGGGTGATACTACTAGCATGCCTACACCGGAATTGTTTCCAAATGTTTTGGAAACTCATGTCGCTGAGCATATGGTGCGAGAAGTAACAAATGTGGAAATTAAAGCGGCCATGTTTTCTATTGATGAAAATAAAGCTCCGGGCCCGGACGGTTACTCATCTGCTTTCTTTAAAAAGGCGTGGCCGATTGTGGGAAATGATGTTTGTGATACAATAAAACATTTTTTCAACTCAAAAAGAATGCTAAAGGAGGTAAACAATACCATTATTGCACTCATTCCTAAGGTGACTACACCTTGTCGTGTGACGGATTATCGGCCTATTTCATGCTGTAACGTTCTTTATAAATGTATTACTAAAATTCTATCTACTAGAATTTTAGAGGGTCTGGATAAGGCG GGACAACGACCCCCTAGATGCGCTTTTAAAGTGGATATCCAAAAGGCTTATGACACGGTCGATTGGGATTTTCTTTCTGCTATTCTTAATGGCTTTGGTTTTCATCAAAATATGATCGATTGGATTATGAAATGCATCACATCTCGTCTTTTTCAGTGTGCGTAA